A single Nicotiana tabacum cultivar K326 chromosome 5, ASM71507v2, whole genome shotgun sequence DNA region contains:
- the LOC142180999 gene encoding uncharacterized protein LOC142180999 yields the protein MRNHENRPTRSTPLPKVDEVYSHYAKRGKGHGPIRGRGRGHGRGRGYGRNFPGVDHSSKKNNHQKWKGKDEKPKANGSETECYRCGGKGHWANICRVPRHLVELYQVSLKNKRPEANFVSDNDFDITHLDVTDFFECPDGKIDHLIGDGSVVKDD from the coding sequence ATGAGAAATCACGAAAATCGACCAACTAGGTCTACACCATTGCCTAAAGTAgatgaggtgtattcccattatgctAAGCGTGGAAAAGGCCATGGCCCTATtcgtggtcgtggtcgtggtcatggtcgtggccGTGGATACGGAAGAAATTTTCCTGGTGTTGATCACTCctcaaagaaaaataaccaccaaaagtggaaagggaaagatgagaaacCAAAGGCAAATGGTTCAGAAACCGAATGTTATCGTTGCGGTGGAAAAGGCCATTGGGCAAATATTTGTCGTGTACCAAgacatttggttgagctttatcaagtaTCTCTAAAGAATAAACGCCCTGAAGCCAATTTTGTCTCTGACAATGATtttgacatcacccacttggatgtgACAGACTTCTTTGAGTGCCCTGATGGAAAAATAGACCACTTAATTGGTGATGGATCCGTGGTTAAAGATGATTAA
- the LOC107806047 gene encoding GDSL esterase/lipase At5g03820-like, producing MGFSKCFLGTTLVLVMVFYVSNGDPLVPALNIFGDSVVDVGNNNNLSTLIKANFPPYGRDFVTHRPTGRFCNGKLATDFTAEYLGFTSYPPAYFSPEARGKNIITGVNFASAASGYYDRTPQLYRALTLAQQLNNYREWQGKVVNLVGRTQANNIFSGGIHLLSAGSSDFIQNYYINPMLNRVYSPDRFSDMLMQSYSSFVQNLYNLGARKIGVTTLPPTGCLPAAITLFGAGSNQCVARLNQDAVFFNRKLNTTSDNLKSRLPGLKLVVFDIYQPLLDLITKPTDNGFFESRRACCGTGTLETSFLCNVRSIGTCSNATQYVFWDGFHPSEAANEKLAQSLLEQGFDLIS from the exons atggGATTCTCGAAATGTTTCTTAGGTACTACTCTTGTTCTTGTTATGGTATTTTATGTGTCAAATGGAGATCCATTGGTTCCAGCTTTGAACATTTTTGGAGACTCTGTAGTTGATGTTGGAAATAACAACAATTTAAGTACTCTTATAAAGGCAAATTTTCCTCCTTATGGAAGAGATTTTGTTACTCATAGACCAACAGGAAGGTTTTGCAATGGAAAGCTGGCCACTGACTTCACTG CTGAATACCTTGGGTTCACTTCATATCCACCAGCTTACTTTAGCCCAGAAGCAAGAGGGAAAAACATAATCACTGGTGTCAACTTTGCTTCTGCTGCTTCTGGTTATTATGACAGGACTCCTCAACTTTAT CGCGCGCTTACACTGGCACAACAGCTAAATAATTACAGGGAGTGGCAAGGAAAAGTAGTGAATTTGGTAGGGAGGACACAGGCTAATAACATATTCTCAGGAGGAATACATCTTTTAAGTGCAGGCAGCAGTGATTTTATTCAGAATTACTACATAAATCCAATGCTCAACAGAGTCTATTCACCTGATCGGTTCTCGGACATGCTTATGCAGTCTTATTCTTCATTTGTTCAG AACCTCTATAATTTGGGAGCAAGGAAAATTGGTGTCACAACTCTGCCGCCAACGGGTTGTTTGCCAGCAGCCATTACTTTATTTGGTGCAGGAAGCAATCAATGTGTAGCAAGATTGAACCAAGATGCAGTTTTCTTCAACAGAAAACTCAACACAACATCAGACAATTTGAAGAGCAGACTTCCTGGCCTTAAACTTGTAGTTTTCGACATCTATCAGCCTCTCTTGGATCTCATCACTAAACCTACCGATAATG GATTCTTCGAATCAAGGAGAGCTTGTTGTGGGACTGGAACATTAGAAACATCATTCCTTTGCAATGTCAGGTCAATAGGGACATGCTCCAATGCAACACAGTACGTATTCTGGGACGGATTCCATCCATCTGAAGCTGCTAATGAGAAATTAGCTCAAAGTCTACTGGAGCAGGGTTTTGATCTCATCTCTTAA